One Fusobacterium nucleatum genomic window carries:
- a CDS encoding transcription-repair coupling factor, with translation MEKKFRGEIPFWLKNKKNNLVYICSSNRNIDDYFFVLKDFYKGKILRIKKENEVGELKKYNYDLLELINSNEKFIILISLDYFLEDYYSEANSIFIEKGKNIDIKDLEEKLINAGFEKTYMLTQRKEYSIRGDILDIFNINQDNPVRIEFFGNEVDRITYFDINSQLSIEKKDSIELYIDNNKNKKDFFSLMSMNKNKIEYYYENNDILQAKIKRLINENLDREEDILNKVSELSKIGIQIEIQKFLEKELKQFEVIDRVKKLSENTKITIYSEEATRYKEIFKGYPIKFEKYPLFEGYKTDDKLILTDREIKGIRVKRERVEKKVLRYKAVDEIKEQDYVIHENFGVGIFLGLENIKGQDYLKIKYADEDKLFVPVDSINKIEKYINISDVIPEIYKLGRKGFKRKKDKLSEDIEIFAKEIIKIQAKRNLGNGFKFSKDTVMQEEFEETFPFTETPAQLKAIEDVKRDMESGKIMDRLICGDVGYGKTEVAIRAAFKAVMNGKQVILLVPTTVLAEQHYERFSERFKNYPVHIEILSRVQSKKEQTESLKRIENSSADLVIGTHRLLSDDIKFKDVGLLIIDEEQKFGVKAKEKLKKIKGDIDVLTLTATPIPRTLNLSLLGIRDLSVIDTSPEGRQKIQTEYIDNNKNLIKDIILSEISREGQVFYIFNSVKRMESKVKEIRKLLPEYIKVDYIHGQMLPRDIKKNIQEFENGNIDVLVATTIIENGIDIENANTMIIEGVEKLGLSQVYQLRGRIGRSTKKSYCYMLTNENKTKNAKKREESIREFDNLTGIDLAMEDSKIRGVGEILGEKQHGAVETFGYNLYMKMLNEEILKLKGEAEEELDEVDIELNFPRFLPDSYIEKNEKVKIYKRALALKNLDELENLYNELEDRFGKIKSEAKGFFEFIKIRIIARDLGVTTIKQDKENKDRILINFNEKKINVDKIIYLLSNKKIMYSKFTRTIGYDGDIFEFFRMYEK, from the coding sequence ATGGAAAAGAAATTTAGAGGGGAAATCCCATTTTGGTTGAAGAATAAAAAAAATAATCTTGTGTATATCTGTTCATCTAACAGAAATATAGATGATTATTTTTTTGTGTTAAAAGATTTTTATAAAGGAAAAATTCTTAGAATAAAAAAAGAAAATGAAGTTGGAGAATTAAAAAAATATAATTATGATTTATTAGAACTTATAAACTCAAATGAAAAATTTATAATTCTTATTTCCTTGGATTATTTTTTAGAAGATTATTATTCAGAAGCCAATAGTATTTTCATTGAAAAAGGTAAAAATATAGATATTAAAGATTTGGAAGAAAAGTTAATAAATGCAGGTTTTGAAAAAACATATATGCTTACACAAAGAAAAGAATATTCTATAAGGGGAGATATTTTAGATATATTTAATATCAATCAAGATAATCCTGTGAGAATAGAATTTTTTGGAAATGAAGTGGATAGAATAACATATTTTGATATAAATTCTCAATTAAGTATAGAAAAAAAAGATAGTATAGAATTGTATATAGACAATAATAAAAACAAAAAAGATTTCTTCTCTCTTATGTCTATGAACAAGAATAAAATAGAATATTATTATGAAAATAATGATATATTACAAGCTAAAATTAAAAGACTTATAAATGAAAATTTAGATAGAGAAGAAGATATTTTAAATAAGGTGTCTGAACTTTCTAAAATAGGTATACAGATAGAAATACAAAAGTTCTTAGAGAAAGAATTGAAACAGTTTGAAGTTATAGACAGAGTTAAAAAATTATCTGAAAATACAAAAATTACAATTTATTCAGAAGAAGCAACAAGATATAAAGAAATATTTAAGGGTTATCCTATTAAATTTGAAAAATATCCACTTTTTGAAGGATATAAAACTGATGATAAATTGATACTTACAGATAGAGAAATCAAAGGTATCAGAGTAAAAAGAGAAAGAGTTGAAAAAAAAGTACTAAGATATAAAGCAGTTGATGAAATAAAAGAGCAAGATTATGTAATCCATGAAAATTTTGGTGTAGGAATATTTTTAGGTTTAGAAAATATTAAAGGGCAAGATTATTTAAAAATAAAATATGCTGATGAAGATAAATTATTTGTTCCTGTTGACAGCATAAATAAGATAGAAAAGTATATAAATATTTCTGATGTTATACCTGAAATCTATAAATTGGGTAGAAAAGGTTTTAAAAGAAAGAAAGATAAATTAAGTGAAGATATAGAAATTTTTGCTAAGGAAATTATAAAAATACAGGCTAAAAGAAATTTAGGAAATGGTTTTAAATTTTCAAAAGATACTGTTATGCAAGAAGAATTTGAGGAAACTTTTCCATTTACAGAAACACCTGCACAATTAAAAGCTATTGAAGATGTAAAAAGAGATATGGAATCTGGAAAAATAATGGATAGACTTATATGTGGAGATGTAGGCTATGGAAAAACAGAAGTTGCAATAAGAGCAGCTTTCAAAGCTGTGATGAATGGTAAACAAGTAATTCTTTTAGTACCTACAACAGTTTTAGCAGAGCAACATTATGAAAGATTTAGTGAAAGATTTAAAAATTATCCTGTGCATATAGAAATTTTAAGTAGGGTGCAATCTAAAAAAGAGCAAACTGAAAGTCTTAAAAGAATTGAAAATAGTTCAGCAGATTTAGTAATTGGAACTCATAGGCTATTGTCAGATGATATAAAATTTAAAGATGTAGGACTTCTTATTATAGATGAAGAGCAAAAGTTTGGAGTTAAAGCAAAAGAGAAATTAAAAAAGATTAAAGGTGATATAGATGTCTTAACTTTAACTGCCACTCCTATTCCAAGAACTTTAAATTTATCACTGTTAGGAATTAGAGATTTATCTGTTATAGATACTTCCCCAGAAGGCAGGCAAAAAATTCAAACAGAGTATATAGACAATAATAAAAATTTAATTAAAGATATAATACTTTCTGAAATTTCAAGAGAAGGACAGGTTTTTTATATCTTTAATTCTGTGAAAAGAATGGAAAGTAAGGTAAAAGAAATAAGAAAGTTATTACCAGAATATATTAAAGTTGACTATATTCATGGACAAATGTTGCCAAGAGATATTAAAAAGAATATTCAAGAATTTGAAAATGGTAATATAGACGTCTTGGTTGCAACAACTATTATAGAAAATGGCATAGATATAGAAAATGCTAATACTATGATAATTGAAGGAGTTGAAAAACTAGGATTATCACAAGTTTATCAATTAAGAGGAAGAATAGGTAGAAGTACTAAAAAAAGTTACTGCTATATGCTTACAAACGAAAATAAAACTAAAAATGCTAAGAAAAGAGAAGAAAGTATAAGAGAATTTGATAATTTAACAGGTATAGACTTAGCAATGGAAGATTCAAAAATTAGAGGTGTTGGAGAGATTTTGGGGGAGAAACAACATGGGGCAGTTGAAACTTTTGGTTATAATCTATATATGAAAATGTTAAATGAAGAAATCTTAAAATTAAAAGGAGAAGCAGAAGAAGAACTTGATGAAGTTGATATTGAACTTAATTTCCCAAGATTTTTACCAGATAGCTATATAGAAAAAAATGAAAAGGTAAAAATATATAAAAGAGCCTTAGCATTGAAAAATTTAGATGAATTAGAAAATTTATATAATGAGTTAGAAGATAGATTTGGAAAAATTAAATCTGAGGCAAAAGGATTTTTTGAATTTATAAAAATAAGAATAATAGCAAGAGATTTAGGAGTTACAACTATAAAACAGGATAAAGAAAATAAAGATAGAATTTTAATTAATTTTAATGAAAAGAAAATAAATGTGGATAAGATTATTTACTTATTAAGTAATAAGAAAATAATGTATTCAAAATTTACTAGAACTATTGGATATGATGGAGATATTTTTGAATTTTTTAGAATGTATGAAAAATAG
- a CDS encoding RNA-binding S4 domain-containing protein → MRLDKFLKVSRIIKRRPIAKLVVDGGKVKLDGKVVKAAAEVKVGQILEIEYYNKYFKFQILQVPLGNVSKDKTSDLVKLIETKGLDIEINLDKDEDFFE, encoded by the coding sequence ATGAGATTAGATAAATTTTTAAAAGTTAGTAGAATTATTAAAAGAAGACCCATTGCAAAACTTGTTGTAGATGGAGGCAAGGTAAAATTAGATGGAAAGGTTGTAAAAGCAGCTGCTGAAGTAAAAGTAGGACAAATTTTAGAAATAGAATATTATAATAAATATTTTAAATTTCAAATTTTACAGGTTCCACTAGGTAATGTTTCCAAAGATAAGACAAGTGATTTAGTAAAATTGATTGAAACAAAAGGTTTAGACATTGAAATTAATTTAGATAAGGATGAGGATTTCTTTGAATAA
- the ispE gene encoding 4-(cytidine 5'-diphospho)-2-C-methyl-D-erythritol kinase, which yields MRISLNKYKIFSNAKINIGLNVFQKESDGYHNIDSIMAPIDLADEMDVTFYSDLGGLKIKCSDKNIPTDERNILYKTYKAFFEESKKEKEKIDIILKKNIPSEAGLGGGSSNAGFFLKLLNEYYGNIYNESELEEVAMKIGSDVPFFIKNKTARVSGKGNKVDLVENNLKDSIILIKPLDFGVSTKEAYESFDNLKEFKYADFDKIIECLKDNNRIVLENNIENSLEQGILETDINIKMLKMTLNSVVSGKKFFMSGSGSTYYTFVTELEKSQIETRLKTFVDNVKIIICKTIN from the coding sequence ATGAGGATTTCTTTGAATAAATATAAGATATTTTCAAATGCTAAAATAAATATAGGTTTAAATGTTTTTCAAAAAGAAAGTGATGGTTATCATAATATTGATTCTATAATGGCTCCTATTGATTTAGCTGATGAAATGGATGTAACATTTTATTCAGATTTAGGAGGTTTAAAAATTAAATGTTCTGATAAGAATATTCCTACTGATGAAAGAAATATTTTGTATAAAACATATAAAGCATTTTTTGAAGAAAGTAAAAAAGAAAAAGAGAAAATTGATATTATCTTAAAAAAAAATATACCATCTGAAGCTGGTTTAGGTGGGGGTAGTTCCAATGCAGGTTTTTTCTTAAAACTTTTAAATGAATATTATGGAAATATCTATAATGAAAGTGAATTAGAAGAAGTGGCAATGAAAATTGGAAGTGATGTTCCTTTCTTTATTAAGAATAAAACAGCTAGAGTTAGTGGAAAAGGAAATAAAGTAGACTTAGTAGAGAATAATCTTAAAGATTCAATAATTTTAATAAAACCATTAGATTTTGGTGTATCTACAAAAGAAGCTTATGAAAGCTTTGATAATTTAAAAGAATTTAAATATGCTGATTTTGATAAGATTATTGAGTGTTTAAAGGATAACAATAGAATAGTTTTAGAAAATAATATAGAAAATAGTTTAGAGCAAGGAATTTTAGAAACAGATATAAATATAAAAATGTTAAAGATGACATTAAATTCTGTTGTATCTGGAAAGAAATTCTTTATGTCAGGAAGTGGGAGTACATACTACACATTTGTTACAGAACTTGAGAAATCCCAAATTGAAACGAGATTAAAAACTTTTGTTGATAATGTAAAAATTATTATATGTAAAACAATAAACTAA
- a CDS encoding septation protein SpoVG family protein, which translates to MKVTNVKIKKVDGDKFDRLRAYVDVTLDDCLVIHGLKLMQGEQGLFVAMPSRKMRNEEFKDIVHPICPELRNDITKVVQEKYFALDQEQEAAV; encoded by the coding sequence ATGAAAGTTACAAATGTAAAAATTAAAAAAGTTGATGGAGACAAGTTTGATAGACTAAGAGCATATGTTGATGTAACACTTGACGATTGCTTAGTTATTCATGGGTTGAAGTTAATGCAAGGAGAGCAAGGTTTGTTTGTAGCTATGCCATCGAGAAAAATGCGTAACGAAGAATTCAAAGACATTGTTCACCCTATATGCCCTGAATTAAGAAATGATATTACAAAAGTAGTTCAAGAAAAATATTTTGCACTTGATCAAGAACAAGAAGCAGCAGTTTAA
- a CDS encoding ISL3 family transposase codes for MISLSLSNFIKTILNIQDDNISFPEEDYCQIIQKGNYVIKVFKGFLKSSYCSCPHCNSKNIVKNGFRERNIKFIPFQNYNIELNLSIQRYICKDCKKTFSPSTSIVKDNSNISNNLKYTIAQELQENISLTFIAKKYNLSISSVQRIMDECYSDFKVNKDHLPETICIDEFKSVKNIDGAMSFVFADYQTKNIIDIVEDRRLNSLTEYFSRFSLEARNNVKYICMDMYSPYISLVKSIFPESEIVLDKFHIVNLVSRAFNQTRISIMNSLKDDSLKRKLKLFWKLLQKYYTDLCQEPYYCSSFKYKLSTKEKVDYLLEKSPELDVNFNIYQDILQSIRHNNFKRFENIVKKNLAKKEKVSKQMLTALKTLKKYMKYIENIFKSNITNGLIEGLNNKIKSIKRTAFGYSNFSNFKKCILIQAGIISISA; via the coding sequence GTGATTTCATTGTCTCTATCTAATTTTATCAAAACTATCTTAAATATTCAAGATGATAATATTTCTTTTCCAGAAGAAGATTATTGTCAGATTATTCAAAAAGGTAATTATGTAATTAAAGTTTTTAAAGGTTTTCTTAAATCTAGTTATTGTTCTTGTCCTCATTGTAACTCGAAAAATATTGTTAAAAATGGTTTTAGAGAACGTAATATTAAATTTATTCCTTTTCAAAATTACAATATTGAACTTAATCTTAGTATACAGAGATACATCTGCAAAGATTGTAAAAAAACTTTTTCTCCTTCTACTAGTATTGTTAAAGATAATTCTAATATCTCTAATAACCTTAAATACACTATTGCGCAAGAACTTCAAGAAAATATTTCTCTTACTTTTATTGCTAAGAAGTACAATCTTTCTATTTCTTCAGTTCAAAGAATTATGGATGAGTGTTACTCTGATTTTAAGGTTAATAAAGACCATTTACCTGAAACTATATGCATTGATGAGTTTAAGTCAGTTAAAAATATTGATGGTGCTATGTCTTTTGTTTTTGCTGATTATCAAACTAAAAATATTATTGACATTGTTGAAGATAGAAGATTAAATTCCTTGACAGAATATTTTTCAAGATTTTCACTTGAAGCTAGAAATAATGTAAAATATATCTGTATGGATATGTATTCTCCATATATTAGTTTAGTAAAATCTATTTTTCCTGAGTCTGAGATAGTATTAGATAAGTTTCATATTGTTAATCTAGTTAGTAGAGCATTTAACCAAACTAGAATATCCATAATGAATTCCCTTAAAGATGATTCATTAAAAAGAAAATTAAAACTATTTTGGAAATTACTCCAAAAATATTATACTGACCTTTGTCAAGAACCATATTATTGTTCAAGCTTTAAATACAAACTTAGTACTAAGGAAAAAGTGGACTATCTTCTAGAAAAGAGTCCTGAATTAGATGTTAATTTTAATATATATCAAGATATTCTTCAATCAATAAGACATAATAACTTTAAAAGATTTGAAAATATTGTAAAGAAAAATTTAGCTAAAAAAGAGAAAGTATCTAAACAAATGCTTACAGCTTTAAAGACTTTAAAAAAATATATGAAATACATTGAAAATATATTTAAGTCAAACATTACAAATGGTTTGATAGAAGGTTTAAACAACAAAATTAAGTCAATAAAGAGAACAGCATTTGGATATTCAAATTTTAGTAATTTTAAAAAGTGCATATTAATTCAAGCAGGAATTATATCAATTAGTGCTTAA
- a CDS encoding YfbM family protein: MGMDLCYYGVKEEDIPKILDGNFEEDFSELEPSYTTRVFSAKDFYYLYTSGKELEEVDFQGKNERDIFTEALLGEVTVSFAPEDIYSYCSCKEKVKEIANFLNKIDIKDYFKKIGTIEEISDKNFKGKNFSYLGVKTTRRFYSSMEEEEYIFDIEATINEFNELKEFYNKLANENLALYIYIF; the protein is encoded by the coding sequence ATGGGAATGGACTTATGTTACTATGGTGTTAAAGAAGAAGATATACCAAAAATTCTTGATGGAAACTTTGAGGAAGATTTTTCTGAATTAGAACCTTCATACACAACAAGAGTTTTTTCAGCAAAGGATTTCTATTATCTATATACAAGTGGAAAAGAATTAGAAGAAGTAGATTTTCAAGGAAAAAATGAAAGAGATATTTTTACAGAGGCTCTTTTAGGTGAGGTTACTGTTAGCTTTGCTCCTGAGGATATTTATTCCTATTGTAGCTGTAAAGAAAAAGTTAAAGAAATAGCCAATTTTTTAAATAAAATTGATATAAAAGACTATTTTAAAAAAATAGGTACTATTGAAGAAATATCAGATAAAAATTTTAAAGGAAAAAATTTTTCTTATTTAGGTGTAAAAACTACAAGAAGATTTTATTCTTCTATGGAGGAAGAAGAATATATTTTTGATATTGAAGCCACAATTAATGAATTTAATGAACTTAAAGAATTTTATAATAAACTTGCTAATGAAAATTTAGCTCTATATATTTATATATTCTAA
- a CDS encoding DUF554 domain-containing protein, which yields MGLITNFLAIIIGGTLGLTIGKKFNEDIKNIIVDCAGIFIIVIGIKSALVAQKDIMILIYLITGAVIGQLINIDKKIKDFSQFLENKFIKEKNSLNNKKSFAKGFSTATILYCVGAMAILGSINSGLTNDNTILNIKAILDGVISIVLTSIYGIGVIFSAISVTIYQGIFYLFASQIKDYLSPQAISELNAVGGVLVLAIGINMTFKKDIKTANMLPAIFIPLLVSIFS from the coding sequence ATGGGATTAATAACAAATTTTTTAGCAATAATTATTGGAGGAACTTTAGGTTTGACAATAGGAAAAAAATTTAATGAAGATATAAAAAATATTATTGTTGATTGTGCAGGAATTTTTATTATAGTCATAGGTATTAAAAGTGCATTAGTTGCCCAAAAAGATATAATGATATTAATATACTTAATTACTGGGGCAGTGATAGGACAATTAATAAATATAGATAAAAAAATAAAAGATTTTAGCCAATTTCTTGAAAATAAATTTATAAAAGAAAAGAATTCTTTAAATAATAAAAAATCTTTTGCAAAAGGTTTTTCAACTGCAACAATTCTTTATTGTGTTGGAGCTATGGCAATTTTAGGTTCAATAAATAGTGGTCTTACAAATGATAATACTATTTTAAATATAAAAGCTATATTAGATGGGGTTATATCAATAGTTTTAACTTCTATATATGGAATAGGTGTTATTTTTTCTGCTATTTCTGTAACTATTTATCAGGGAATATTTTATCTTTTTGCAAGTCAAATAAAAGATTATTTAAGTCCACAAGCAATATCAGAATTAAATGCAGTTGGAGGAGTGTTAGTCCTTGCAATAGGAATAAATATGACATTTAAAAAGGATATAAAAACTGCAAATATGTTACCTGCAATTTTTATACCTTTATTAGTTTCAATATTTTCTTAG
- a CDS encoding YfbM family protein, which produces MGMCAIYQEVKKEDLKKLLESDDFFETIEELEEKDGTALCDIDKMWDALHFLLNGLSAIYGAPEDNLLSEFIIGSESFNDEAEEFARYIPTEKVIEISKKLNEINFQDYLKGFDMTNFAENGIYPDIWDYTEEREEIMEELSEHFENLKEFYNKVAENKNIVVVTIC; this is translated from the coding sequence ATGGGAATGTGTGCAATATATCAAGAAGTTAAAAAAGAAGATTTAAAAAAATTATTGGAAAGTGATGATTTCTTTGAAACTATTGAAGAACTAGAAGAAAAAGATGGAACTGCATTATGTGACATAGATAAAATGTGGGATGCTCTTCATTTTTTACTTAATGGACTTTCTGCAATCTATGGAGCTCCTGAAGATAATCTACTAAGTGAATTTATTATAGGGAGCGAAAGTTTTAATGATGAAGCTGAAGAGTTTGCAAGATATATTCCAACTGAGAAAGTAATAGAAATTTCTAAAAAGTTAAATGAAATCAATTTTCAAGATTATTTAAAAGGTTTTGATATGACTAACTTTGCTGAAAATGGAATTTATCCAGATATTTGGGACTATACTGAAGAAAGAGAAGAAATAATGGAAGAACTTTCTGAACATTTTGAAAATTTAAAAGAATTCTATAATAAAGTTGCTGAAAATAAAAATATAGTTGTTGTAACTATTTGTTAG
- a CDS encoding AAA family ATPase produces the protein MKIHIIGCSGTGKTYLAKKLSNKYNIPHYDLDNIYWDNSFEKYGLKTEIEKRNKLLQNILEKDVWIVEGIYYKWLEQSFKDADIIYILDLPKYIYKFRIIKRFIKRKLKLEISKKETLKSLLELLKWTDKFQNEDMKEIIKILKKYKEKVHFIKSKKEIKEILKRKLL, from the coding sequence TTGAAAATTCATATTATTGGTTGTAGCGGTACAGGTAAAACTTATCTTGCAAAGAAATTATCAAATAAATATAATATTCCTCACTATGATTTAGATAATATATATTGGGATAATTCTTTTGAAAAATATGGACTAAAGACAGAAATTGAAAAAAGAAATAAATTACTTCAAAATATATTAGAAAAAGATGTTTGGATTGTTGAAGGAATTTATTATAAATGGCTTGAACAAAGCTTTAAAGATGCTGATATTATCTATATTTTAGATTTACCTAAGTATATTTATAAATTTCGTATTATAAAAAGATTTATCAAAAGAAAATTAAAACTAGAAATTTCTAAAAAAGAAACATTGAAATCTTTACTAGAATTATTAAAATGGACAGATAAATTTCAAAATGAAGATATGAAAGAAATAATTAAAATATTGAAAAAATATAAAGAAAAAGTTCATTTTATAAAGAGTAAAAAAGAAATTAAAGAAATTTTGAAAAGGAAGCTATTATAA
- a CDS encoding transposon-encoded TnpW family protein, protein MYGRTENTDKKGISTKRKIGKINYKVVVHFNENATETMQDMLTRIMLRELRRKLDEKKDDFD, encoded by the coding sequence ATTTATGGAAGAACTGAAAATACAGATAAAAAAGGCATTAGCACAAAGAGAAAAATTGGAAAGATCAACTATAAGGTTGTTGTACATTTCAATGAAAATGCAACTGAAACAATGCAAGATATGCTTACAAGAATAATGCTGAGGGAGCTTAGGAGAAAATTGGACGAAAAAAAAGATGATTTTGATTAA
- a CDS encoding class I SAM-dependent methyltransferase translates to MNNYIKLNEDRWNNVKNDYTEPLTHEELEEVRNNPISVALTVGKKVPKEWFEKANGKKILGLACGGGQQGPVFAIKGYDVTIMDFSKSQLQRDDMVAKREGLKINTVQGDMTKPFPFENETFDIIFNPVSNVYVEDLENIYKEASRVLKKGGLLMVGFMNPWIYMYDADIVWDKPDEELLLKFSIPFNSKELEEEGKITINPEYGYEFSHTLETQIRGQLKNGLAMIDFYESCDKRHRLSHYGNDYIATLCIKL, encoded by the coding sequence ATGAACAATTATATAAAATTAAATGAAGATAGATGGAATAATGTAAAAAATGACTATACTGAGCCATTGACACATGAAGAATTAGAAGAAGTTAGAAATAATCCAATTTCTGTTGCATTAACTGTTGGGAAAAAAGTTCCAAAAGAATGGTTTGAAAAAGCAAACGGAAAAAAGATATTAGGTTTAGCTTGTGGTGGTGGACAGCAGGGACCAGTTTTTGCTATAAAAGGTTATGATGTGACCATAATGGATTTTTCTAAATCACAATTACAAAGAGATGATATGGTTGCTAAAAGAGAAGGCTTAAAAATCAACACAGTTCAAGGCGATATGACAAAACCATTTCCATTTGAAAATGAAACTTTTGATATTATTTTTAATCCAGTTTCAAATGTATATGTAGAAGATTTAGAAAACATATATAAAGAAGCCTCTCGAGTATTGAAAAAGGGTGGATTGTTAATGGTCGGATTTATGAATCCTTGGATATACATGTATGATGCTGACATTGTATGGGACAAACCCGATGAGGAATTACTTTTAAAGTTTTCAATACCTTTTAATTCAAAAGAGCTTGAAGAAGAAGGCAAGATAACCATAAATCCAGAATATGGATATGAATTTAGTCATACCTTAGAAACTCAGATTAGAGGACAACTTAAAAATGGTCTCGCTATGATAGATTTTTATGAATCGTGTGACAAAAGACATAGATTATCACATTATGGAAATGACTATATAGCTACACTTTGCATTAAACTATAA
- a CDS encoding type II toxin-antitoxin system RelB/DinJ family antitoxin: protein MAVINIRVNDEVKKEAETIFKSLGLNMSVAMNLFLKKCISENGIPFDLKIPNKETIEAMEETNKILNGDIERKSYKNVDELFEDLGV from the coding sequence ATGGCTGTTATAAATATTCGTGTTAATGATGAAGTAAAAAAAGAAGCTGAAACTATTTTTAAATCTTTGGGACTTAATATGTCAGTTGCAATGAATTTATTTCTAAAAAAATGTATAAGTGAAAATGGAATACCATTTGATTTAAAAATTCCAAATAAAGAAACAATAGAAGCAATGGAAGAAACAAATAAAATATTAAATGGAGATATAGAGAGAAAATCATATAAAAATGTTGATGAATTATTTGAAGATTTAGGTGTGTAA
- a CDS encoding transcription repressor NadR, translated as MIEREEREKKILEILRNSETLVSGTYLAELFDVSRQVIVQDIAILKAKNTDIISTNRGYRLLSKGIKKVIKVKHDDSEIRNELNAIVDLGASIEDVFVIHKTYGEIRVKLDIKSRRDVDLLVENINSKLSKPLKNLTNNYHYHTIIAENENIFKEVEDKLKELGILIEE; from the coding sequence ATGATTGAAAGGGAAGAAAGAGAAAAGAAAATACTTGAAATTTTAAGAAATAGTGAAACTCTTGTAAGTGGTACATATCTTGCAGAGCTTTTTGATGTTTCAAGGCAGGTTATAGTACAGGATATAGCAATATTAAAGGCTAAAAATACAGATATTATTTCAACGAATAGAGGCTATAGATTACTTTCAAAGGGAATAAAAAAGGTTATTAAGGTTAAACATGATGATTCAGAAATTAGAAATGAGTTAAATGCTATTGTAGACCTTGGAGCAAGTATTGAAGATGTTTTTGTTATCCATAAAACTTATGGAGAAATAAGGGTAAAATTGGATATAAAATCAAGAAGAGATGTGGACTTATTGGTAGAAAATATAAATTCTAAATTGAGTAAACCTTTAAAAAATTTGACAAATAATTATCATTACCATACTATAATAGCTGAAAATGAGAATATTTTTAAAGAAGTTGAGGATAAATTAAAAGAGCTTGGAATTTTGATTGAAGAATAA